One Paludisphaera rhizosphaerae genomic window carries:
- a CDS encoding PVC-type heme-binding CxxCH protein, translating to MSPARSLPRRFALGLLLTFAACAARGEEGFRPTDKTGRPLNLDFETGDLRDWTPEGDAFQGQPVEGDAVAARRKDMKSGHTGKFWVGTYERGGDVPKGSLTSTPFVLARPFARFLIGAAAHETTRMEIVSADDQQVLFKTSGGGVEDMTPVVADLSPHVGKTVFIRLVDDDSRGWGHINFDDFTLWNSRPPGQARIAPSSPDSFLHAGLKPEEAARAMTLPPGFKATLYAGEPDVVQPIAFTIDDRGRLWVVESYTYPRRQPEGQGKDRILIFEDTNDDGKFDTRKVFQEKLNLASGIEVGFGGVFVGAAPEFLFIPDRDGDDKPDGPPVVLLDGWGYQDTHETLNSFNWGPDGWLYGCHGVFTHSRVGKPGTPDADRVPINAGIWRFHPTKHVFEVFANGTSNPWGVDFDANGRAFLTSCVIPHLYQVIQGARYERQAGSDFNPYSYDLIKTIADHRHYLGGNPHGGNGRSDLAGGGHAHAGALIYQGDAWPREYVGSILMNNIHGARLNRDLLMPAGSGFVGQHGPDFLMANDRWSQIISLKTGPDGQMYMIDWYDENQCHMTDPNAHDRTNGRIFVVSYGDVKGNARAIDPRTVSTEALVAMLASPNDWHVRHARRILQERAGVLDGAAQAKLAEDLTASAFDAPDPKTRLNALWALHTTGALDETTILKALASPDPDFRGWAVQLATEAGAPNMRVLDAFSRLARDDTSPVVRLYLASALQRLPIPSRRPILEGLVRHAEDANDHNLPLMIWFGLEPAAAEGPQWALDLASASRIPGVLTNTVRRVAALGTPEAFDLIVAALDQATSDPVRLTILQAVNQSLQGRRAVDMPTNWASAFEKLLGSPDLDVRSQATALAVTFGDPKALTEFRNVVGDAAQPLTARRDAMASLLKARDPGMAPVLRKLLAEPQLRGAAIRGLAAYDDPESAPIVLDLYSSLAPPERRDALNMLAARPGSSKALLAAVEAGKLASKDLSADVVRQLRNHKDAQIDGLIAKVWGAARETTADKSKLIDKYRQMLTAGYARKPDLELGRAVFARTCQQCHTLFGAGAAIGPDLTGSNRADREYVLANVLDPSALIGKDYLAHVIATTDGRVLTGLIKSEDKDAITLQTANELLVIPKGDVEQRRPSESSMMPEDLWTPLSEFEIRSLTAYLASPGQVPMLATPENASGFFNGKDLAGWVGDAGLWSVEQGEIVGKTPGLKRNTFLKSEMSAQDFRLTFQVKLVRNEGNSGVQFRSEALPDGEMKGPQADVGAGWWGKLYEENGRGLLWPKSAEENVKLGEWNTYEIVAVGGSIRTRINGKPAVVLDDPRVSKRGIFGLQLHSGGATEVRFKDLKLELNPTLDPPTAAR from the coding sequence ATGTCGCCAGCCCGTTCTCTCCCGCGTCGCTTCGCCCTCGGCCTCCTCTTGACCTTCGCGGCCTGCGCGGCGCGAGGAGAAGAGGGCTTTCGACCAACCGACAAGACCGGACGCCCGCTCAACCTCGACTTCGAGACGGGCGACCTCCGTGACTGGACTCCCGAGGGGGACGCCTTCCAGGGCCAACCGGTCGAGGGCGACGCCGTCGCCGCTCGCCGGAAGGACATGAAGAGCGGACACACGGGCAAATTCTGGGTCGGGACCTACGAGCGCGGCGGCGACGTCCCCAAGGGGAGCCTCACTTCCACGCCGTTCGTCCTGGCGAGACCCTTCGCCCGCTTTCTGATCGGTGCGGCGGCTCACGAGACGACGCGTATGGAGATCGTCTCGGCCGACGATCAACAGGTCCTCTTCAAGACGTCTGGCGGCGGCGTTGAAGACATGACGCCGGTCGTCGCCGATCTCTCGCCGCACGTGGGCAAGACCGTTTTCATCCGGCTGGTGGACGACGACTCGCGCGGCTGGGGCCACATCAACTTCGACGACTTCACGCTCTGGAACTCGCGCCCGCCGGGACAGGCGCGGATCGCGCCGAGCAGCCCCGACTCATTCCTCCACGCCGGCCTGAAGCCCGAGGAAGCGGCGCGGGCCATGACCCTGCCTCCCGGCTTCAAGGCGACGCTCTACGCCGGGGAGCCGGACGTCGTCCAGCCCATTGCCTTCACGATCGACGATCGCGGCCGCCTCTGGGTGGTCGAGTCGTACACGTATCCCCGCCGACAGCCCGAAGGGCAGGGGAAGGACCGCATCCTCATCTTCGAGGACACGAACGACGACGGGAAGTTCGACACCCGCAAGGTCTTCCAGGAGAAGCTGAATCTCGCCAGCGGCATTGAGGTTGGATTCGGCGGCGTATTCGTCGGCGCCGCGCCCGAGTTCCTCTTCATCCCCGACCGGGACGGCGACGACAAGCCCGACGGTCCTCCCGTCGTGCTCCTGGACGGCTGGGGATACCAGGACACGCACGAGACGCTCAACTCGTTCAACTGGGGCCCCGACGGCTGGCTTTACGGCTGCCACGGCGTCTTCACGCACTCGCGAGTCGGCAAGCCGGGCACGCCCGACGCGGACCGCGTGCCGATCAACGCCGGCATCTGGCGCTTCCATCCGACGAAGCACGTCTTCGAGGTCTTCGCCAACGGCACCAGCAACCCCTGGGGCGTCGACTTTGACGCCAACGGTCGGGCGTTCCTCACGTCCTGCGTCATCCCGCACCTTTATCAGGTGATCCAGGGGGCTCGTTACGAACGCCAGGCGGGGAGCGACTTCAACCCGTACTCGTACGACCTCATCAAGACGATCGCCGATCACCGCCATTACCTGGGCGGCAACCCCCACGGCGGCAACGGCCGTTCGGACCTCGCCGGCGGCGGACACGCCCACGCCGGGGCCCTGATCTACCAGGGGGACGCCTGGCCCCGCGAGTACGTCGGCTCGATCCTGATGAACAACATCCACGGCGCTCGTTTGAACCGCGATCTGCTCATGCCCGCCGGCTCCGGCTTCGTCGGCCAGCACGGTCCCGACTTCCTGATGGCCAACGATCGATGGTCGCAGATTATCAGCCTGAAGACCGGGCCCGACGGCCAGATGTACATGATCGACTGGTATGACGAGAACCAGTGCCACATGACCGACCCCAACGCCCACGACCGCACCAACGGCCGAATCTTCGTCGTCTCCTACGGCGACGTGAAGGGCAACGCGCGGGCGATCGATCCGAGGACCGTCTCGACGGAAGCCCTCGTGGCGATGCTGGCCAGCCCGAACGACTGGCACGTCCGCCACGCCCGGAGAATCCTCCAGGAGCGCGCCGGCGTGCTCGACGGCGCTGCGCAGGCGAAGCTCGCCGAGGATCTCACCGCTTCCGCCTTTGACGCGCCTGATCCGAAAACGCGGCTCAACGCCCTCTGGGCCCTGCATACGACCGGTGCTCTGGACGAGACGACGATTTTGAAGGCGTTGGCGTCTCCCGACCCAGACTTCCGGGGCTGGGCGGTTCAACTCGCCACCGAGGCCGGCGCGCCGAATATGCGAGTGCTGGACGCCTTCTCCCGGCTGGCGCGCGACGACACGTCGCCCGTCGTTCGGCTCTACCTCGCCTCGGCGCTCCAGCGGCTGCCGATTCCCTCCCGGCGGCCGATTCTGGAAGGGCTCGTTCGCCACGCCGAGGACGCCAACGACCACAATCTGCCGCTGATGATCTGGTTCGGCCTGGAGCCTGCCGCCGCCGAGGGGCCGCAGTGGGCGCTCGACCTGGCCTCGGCCTCTCGGATCCCGGGCGTTTTGACGAACACCGTGCGTCGCGTCGCTGCGCTGGGGACGCCCGAGGCGTTCGACCTGATCGTCGCGGCTCTTGACCAGGCGACGTCCGACCCCGTCCGACTGACGATCCTCCAGGCTGTCAACCAGTCGCTCCAGGGTCGTCGAGCCGTCGATATGCCAACGAACTGGGCGTCGGCTTTCGAGAAGCTGTTGGGGAGTCCCGATCTCGACGTCCGGTCGCAGGCCACGGCGCTGGCCGTGACGTTCGGCGATCCGAAGGCGCTGACTGAGTTCCGCAACGTCGTCGGCGACGCGGCCCAACCGCTGACCGCCCGCCGCGACGCGATGGCCTCGCTGCTGAAGGCTCGCGACCCCGGGATGGCGCCGGTCCTGAGGAAACTGCTCGCGGAGCCCCAGCTTCGTGGCGCCGCCATCCGCGGTCTCGCCGCATACGACGACCCCGAGAGCGCGCCGATCGTCCTGGACCTCTATTCGAGCCTGGCACCGCCTGAGCGCCGCGACGCCCTGAACATGCTGGCCGCGCGGCCTGGTTCGTCGAAAGCGCTGTTGGCGGCCGTCGAGGCCGGCAAGCTGGCCTCGAAGGATCTCTCGGCCGACGTCGTCCGTCAGCTTCGCAATCACAAGGACGCCCAGATCGACGGGCTCATCGCCAAGGTCTGGGGAGCGGCCCGCGAGACGACGGCCGACAAGTCGAAGCTGATCGACAAGTACCGCCAGATGCTGACGGCCGGATACGCCCGCAAGCCCGACCTGGAACTGGGCCGGGCCGTCTTCGCCCGGACCTGCCAGCAGTGCCACACGCTCTTCGGTGCGGGGGCGGCGATCGGCCCCGACCTGACCGGATCCAACCGGGCCGACCGAGAGTACGTCCTCGCGAACGTTCTGGACCCCTCCGCGCTGATCGGCAAGGACTACCTGGCCCACGTCATTGCGACCACCGACGGACGCGTGCTGACGGGTCTGATCAAGTCGGAGGACAAGGACGCAATCACCCTCCAGACGGCCAACGAACTGCTTGTGATCCCCAAGGGGGACGTAGAACAGCGCCGGCCGAGCGAGTCGTCGATGATGCCCGAGGACCTCTGGACGCCGCTCTCCGAGTTTGAGATTCGTTCGCTCACCGCCTACCTGGCCTCTCCCGGCCAGGTGCCGATGCTGGCGACCCCGGAGAACGCCTCGGGCTTCTTCAACGGCAAGGACCTCGCCGGATGGGTCGGCGACGCCGGCCTGTGGTCGGTGGAGCAGGGGGAGATCGTCGGCAAGACTCCGGGCCTGAAACGGAACACGTTCCTCAAGAGCGAGATGTCCGCCCAGGACTTCCGCTTGACCTTCCAGGTGAAGCTCGTCCGCAACGAGGGGAACAGCGGCGTGCAGTTCCGCAGCGAGGCCCTTCCCGACGGCGAGATGAAGGGCCCCCAGGCCGACGTCGGCGCCGGCTGGTGGGGCAAGCTCTACGAGGAGAACGGCCGAGGTCTTCTCTGGCCCAAGTCGGCCGAGGAGAACGTCAAGCTCGGCGAGTGGAACACTTACGAGATCGTCGCGGTCGGCGGATCGATCCGGACGCGTATCAACGGCAAGCCGGCCGTCGTCCTGGACGACCCCAGGGTTTCCAAACGCGGGATCTTCGGCCTGCAGCTCCACTCCGGAGGTGCGACCGAGGTCCGATTCAAGGACCTGAAATTGGAACTGAACCCGACTCTCGACCCACCGACGGCGGCCCGATGA